The following coding sequences lie in one Fundulus heteroclitus isolate FHET01 chromosome 20, MU-UCD_Fhet_4.1, whole genome shotgun sequence genomic window:
- the LOC118567259 gene encoding uncharacterized protein LOC118567259, whose product MNTDCTQPSAAPAPRFVRHASLKLPSPLMSASRGPKPSVAPKPKVNVLLNGNQGGFSNGNAGTSYGGGNDVVVKQNGLNKVIVNASPGNKQINVYSFKYRKTHLKTMWKGTVNSGRTEVEKEEEEDESQNMDEDCKLADCALTEEVDHLKTPWVSDDRLTSDSEGVEEMNDTDNMDAEVCDGGEALADTDGLSMGEISVHSAEERLPCHSAVKQEKLWTNGDRSTVDDLSESSTDEKGLCLSERMMDIDAKHERDKVSSPDRCCNSLKLMCGHQIREKGENQLEVSLYDLIPKNHKQACHGAMEPFYICSDDIINMPTTLSESSIFAVNRAGVSARKYNETTEDGHLVGCDNIEEEDEYGIGDKANEMEDMLNHLDCQARFRQVAISVPTDTDTSMASSFSESQLLSMNDSDVFKDEDDLEGHIVPFLDETSDVEHHITDEHVYEEPRQSSCTERDFTLNNKATGIQTHSLSHQSSTAMGDRGVQFLHKTYVSGLGQPASSSSPVLNSMRHKSYSKPKYLSLYPRSLSMEGHNTPLCIYKESSYRHRDGGSSSESFSRCSPLSSSALSTPTSLMDIPPPFELSYITKKPITKSSPSLFTREDSSEKDRKKKSSIKRFLLKFGWKTEHKSGTDAKPSSSKSSPESSHCTSGRRLDLDRQSISSSPQLNLRPANKPQGSPEPLPTFLFYKESKRKGNSVAFLNRTVVRVESFEDRSRVPFVPLPLTKPRSISFPNTDTSDYENVPPLSALSSDYENVQVPQRRPVLQTPLANFFDRPSRVLSSANETDGYVDMKSLPGFEMNLNLAELETESCVGSWLGQARSGPVVMQLYRDKSYTGNGPSSNLRPISSPPTKKLTSASWSMEALEELQLQ is encoded by the coding sequence ACTGCACCCAACCTTCAGCGGCTCCAGCGCCAAGATTTGTACGTCACGCCAGCCTGAAGCTGCCTTCCCCTCTTATGTCTGCATCCAGGGGCCCTAAACCTTCTGTAGCCCCAAAACCTAAAGTCAATGTGCTTTTAAATGGCAACCAAGGAGGGTTCAGTAACGGCAATGCTGGAACGTCTTATGGAGGGGGTAATGACGTAGTTGTGAAACAGAATGGTCTGAACAAAGTCATCGTGAACGCATCACctggaaataaacaaataaacgtCTACAGTTTCAAATACcgcaaaacacatttaaaaactatgtgGAAGGGGACAGTGAACAGTGGACGGACGGAGgtggaaaaggaggaggaggaagatgaaagCCAAAACATGGACGAGGACTGCAAATTAGCAGACTGTGCCCTCACAGAGGAGGTCGACCACCTGAAAACTCCTTGGGTTAGTGACGACAGACTCACTTCTGACTCCGAGGGGGTAGAGGAGATGAATGACACGGACAACATGGATGCTGAAGTCTGTGATGGAGGTGAGGCACTGGCTGACACAGATGGCCTCTCAATGGGAGAGATTTCTGTTCATAGTGCCGAAGAGAGGTTGCCTTGCCACTCCGCCGTCAAGCAGGAAAAGCTTTGGACAAATGGAGACAGAAGTACCGTGGATGATTTATCGGAGTCTTCTACTGATGAAAAGGGACTCTGTCTTAGCGAGAGAATGATGGACATCGATGCAAAACACGAAAGAGACAAAGTCTCAAGTCCTGATAGGTGTTGCAATAGCCTGAAGTTGATGTGTGGCCATCAAATTAGGGAAAAGGGTGAAAATCAGCTGGAGGTTAGTTTGTATGACTTAATTCCTAAAAACCACAAACAAGCCTGTCACGGAGCCATGGAGCCTTTTTATATATGTTCAGACGACATTATTAACATGCCGACTACCCTCTCAGAAAGTAGCATTTTTGCTGTAAACAGAGCTGGAGTATCAGCCAGAAAATACAACGAAACAACAGAAGATGGACATTTGGTGGGATGTGATAACATTGAGGAAGAGGATGAGTATGGCATCGGTGATAAGGCTAATGaaatggaggacatgttgaacCATTTGGACTGCCAGGCAAGGTTCAGACAGGTTGCCATCTCGGTGCCAACGGACACGGACACCTCAATGGCGTCTTCTTTCTCTGAGAGCCAGCTGCTGTCCATGAACGACTCTGATGTCTTCAAAGACGAGGATGATCTGGAGGGTCACATTGTGCCCTTTCTGGACGAGACCAGTGACGTGGAACATCATATTACTGATGAGCATGTTTACGAGGAGCCAAGGCAAAGTTCATGCACTGAAAGAGACTTTACTTTGAATAACAAGGCTACTGGCATTCAAACACACTCTTTGTCCCATCAGAGCTCCACGGCTATGGGGGATCGGGGAGTACAGTTCCTTCACAAGACCTATGTTAGTGGATTAGGACAACCTGCGTCAAGCAGCAGCCCGGTGTTAAATTCGATGCGGCATAAGAGCTATTCCAAACCCAAGTATTTATCCCTGTACCCACGCTCCCTGTCCATGGAGGGACACAACACACCTCTGTGTATCTACAAGGAAAGCTCTTACAGACACAGAGATGGTGGTTCCTCATCTGAAAGCTTCTCCAGATGCTCTCCTTTGTCATCTAGTGCCCTGTCCACACCTACTTCTTTGATGGATATTCCTCCTCCCTTTGAGCTCTCCTATATCACCAAGAAGCCTATCACCAAGAGTTCCCCTTCACTTTTTACTAGGGAAGACTCTTCAGAAAAAGACAGGAAAAAGAAATCCTCAATTAAGCGCTTTCTGCTTAAGTTTGGGTGGAAAACGGAACATAAGTCTGGAACAGATGCCAAGCCGTCCTCTTCAAAGTCCTCGCCTGAGTCCAGCCATTGCACGTCCGGCAGACGCTTGGATTTAGATAGGCAGAGCATTAGTAGTTCTCCACAACTAAATTTACGTCCAGCAAACAAGCCTCAGGGTTCACCTGAGCCTTTACCCACCTTCCTGTTCTACAAAGAGAGTAAAAGGAAAGGGAACTCTGTGGCCTTCCTCAACAGGACCGTTGTCCGAGTGGAGTCCTTCGAGGACCGCTCCCGAGTGCCTTTTGTACCTCTCCCTTTGACCAAGCCCCGCTCTATCTCCTTCCCCAACACTGATACCTCAGATTATGAGAACGTTCCTCCCCTCAGCGCCCTCAGCTCGGACTATGAGAACGTTCAGGTGCCGCAGCGGAGGCCTGTCTTGCAGACGCCACTGGCTAACTTTTTTGATCGTCCCAGTCGAGTCTTGTCTTCAGCGAATGAGACAGACGGTTACGTGGACATGAAGAGCCTCCCTGGGTTTGAGATGAATTTAAACTTAGCAGAACTGGAAACTGAAAG